A region from the Microcebus murinus isolate Inina chromosome 3, M.murinus_Inina_mat1.0, whole genome shotgun sequence genome encodes:
- the PCBP1 gene encoding poly(rC)-binding protein 1, with the protein MDAGVTESGLNVTLTIRLLMHGKEVGSIIGKKGESVKRIREESGARINISEGNCPERIITLTGPTNAIFKAFAMIIDKLEEDINSSMTNSTAASRPPVTLRLVVPATQCGSLIGKGGCKIKEIRESTGAQVQVAGDMLPNSTERAITIAGVPQSVTECVKQICLVMLETLSQSPQGRVMTIPYQPMPASSPVICAGGQDRCSDAAGYPHATHDLEGPPLDAYSIQGQHTISPLDLAKLNQVARQQSHFAMMHGGTGFAGIDSSSPEVKGYWASLDASTQTTHELTIPNNLIGCIIGRQGANINEIRQMSGAQIKIANPVEGSSGRQVTITGSAASISLAQYLINARLSSEKGMGCS; encoded by the coding sequence ATGGATGCCGGTGTGACTGAAAGCGGACTAAATGTGACTCTCACCATTCGGCTTCTTATGCACGGAAAGGAAGTAGGAAGCATCATTGGGAAGAAAGGGGAGTCGGTTAAGAGGATCCGCGAGGAGAGTGGCGCGCGGATCAACATCTCGGAGGGGAATTGTCCGGAGAGAATCATCACTCTGACCGGCCCCACCAATGCCATCTTTAAGGCTTTCGCTATGATCATCGACAAGCTGGAAGAAGATATCAACAGCTCCATGACCAACAGCACGGCGGCCAGCAGGCCCCCGGTCACCCTGAGGCTGGTGGTGCCGGCCACCCAGTGCGGCTCCCTGATTGGGAAAGGCGGGTGTAAGATCAAAGAGATCCGCGAGAGTACGGGGGCCCAGGTCCAGGTGGCGGGGGATATGCTGCCCAACTCCACCGAGCGGGCCATCACCATCGCTGGCGTGCCGCAGTCTGTCACCGAGTGTGTCAAGCAGATCTGCCTGGTCATGCTGGAGACGCTCTCCCAGTCTCCGCAAGGGAGAGTCATGACCATTCCGTACCAGCCCATGCCGGCCAGCTCTCCAGTCATCTGCGCGGGCGGCCAAGATCGGTGCAGCGACGCTGCGGGCTACCCTCACGCCACCCATGACCTGGAGGGACCACCTCTAGATGCCTACTCGATTCAAGGACAACACACCATTTCTCCGCTCGATCTGGCCAAGCTGAACCAGGTGGCAAGACAACAATCTCACTTTGCCATGATGCACGGCGGGACCGGATTCGCCGGAATTGACTCCAGCTCTCCAGAGGTGAAAGGCTATTGGGCAAGTTTGGATGCATCTACTCAAACCACCCATGAACTCACCATTCCAAATAACTTAATTGGCTGCATAATCGGGCGCCAAGGCGCCAACATTAATGAGATCCGCCAGATGTCCGGGGCCCAGATCAAAATTGCCAATCCAGTGGAAGGCTCTTCTGGTAGGCAGGTTACTATCACTGGCTCTGCTGCCAGTATTAGTCTGGCCCAGTATCTAATCAATGCCAGGCTTTCCTCTGAGAAGGGCATGGGGTGCAGCTAG